A section of the Pyxidicoccus xibeiensis genome encodes:
- a CDS encoding DUF3656 domain-containing U32 family peptidase has protein sequence MTRRRPEILAPAGDLDSMKAALASGADAVYFGLDEGFNARARAENFSLATLPQTLALVHRAGARAYLTLNTLVFEPELPVVEDILRRVAAAGVDALIVQDPAIALVARAVCPQMEVHASTQMTISSAEGARFARGLGATRVVVPRELSVAEIRRLASETDIELEVFIHGALCMSWSGQCLTSEAWGGRSANRGQCAQSCRLPYDLVVDGQTRELGDVQYLLSPKDLAGVMAVPQLVDIGVHSLKIEGRQKGPQYVATAVQGYRRWVDGVAAGKPDAGALRKDLADMTLSYSRGFSHGFFAGSDHQTLVEGRFPKHRGAYLGRVESVHGRDVRVVDDPEGRPWTGALGHEATKARPASPEGKVSSPLEGAAPVAAELSPRPGMGVVFDAGHPEDKHEPGGPLFRVERKGRGWVLGFGNPGPDLARVAPGQRVWVTSDPSLAKRTEELLAQGEPEGRVPLELTVSGAAGAPLAVTGRARGGHVCAVTSEVPLAEARGGGMDAALLRDKLAALGGTPFHLAGLDASGLAPGLHLPVSELKALRRRLVAELAEAVARGPVRTVREGSVLDGLRTSLREKVAAAGMSAREHVTAAPAPEAPGSSTPGRSPEAGRLLPLCRTDEQLEAVIAAGLPEVELDWMELVGLQRAVERARAAGLRVTIATVRVQKPGEEGYDARIAKLKPDAVLVRHWGAMMHFLERPPAPGEARPALHGDFSLNVTNSVTALHLLGLGLDTLTFAHDLDAVQLGAMLEHLPAERFTVTLHHHISTFHTEHCVYSHTLSHGRDYRSCGRPCEKHRVSLRDHKGLEHPVVVDVGCRNTVFNAQAQSAASLVPRLLERGVKRYRVEFVRESRDEAARVLAAYQDLLAGKIGPAEAVRRAAVHEQFGVTKGTMKVLNPTFTVQR, from the coding sequence ATGACCCGCCGTCGTCCCGAAATCCTCGCCCCCGCGGGGGACCTCGACTCGATGAAGGCCGCGCTGGCCAGTGGCGCGGATGCCGTCTACTTCGGCCTGGACGAGGGCTTCAACGCGCGGGCCCGCGCGGAGAACTTCTCGCTCGCCACCCTGCCCCAGACGCTGGCGCTCGTGCACCGCGCCGGGGCGCGGGCGTACCTGACGCTGAACACGCTGGTCTTCGAGCCGGAGCTGCCGGTGGTGGAGGACATCCTCCGGCGCGTGGCCGCGGCGGGCGTGGACGCGCTCATCGTCCAGGACCCGGCGATTGCGCTGGTGGCGCGTGCGGTGTGCCCCCAGATGGAGGTCCACGCCTCCACGCAGATGACGATTTCGAGCGCGGAGGGCGCGCGCTTCGCCCGGGGGCTGGGCGCCACCCGGGTGGTGGTGCCGCGCGAGCTGTCGGTGGCGGAGATTCGCCGGCTGGCGTCGGAGACGGACATCGAGCTGGAGGTCTTCATCCACGGGGCGCTCTGCATGTCGTGGAGCGGGCAGTGCCTCACCAGCGAGGCGTGGGGCGGGCGCTCCGCCAACCGCGGGCAGTGCGCGCAGTCCTGCCGGCTGCCGTATGACCTGGTGGTGGACGGCCAGACGCGCGAGCTGGGAGACGTGCAGTACCTCCTCAGCCCCAAGGACCTGGCCGGAGTCATGGCGGTGCCGCAGCTGGTGGACATCGGCGTGCACTCGCTGAAGATCGAGGGCCGGCAGAAGGGGCCGCAGTACGTGGCCACGGCGGTGCAGGGCTACCGGCGCTGGGTGGACGGCGTGGCGGCGGGGAAGCCGGACGCGGGCGCGCTGCGCAAGGACCTGGCCGACATGACGCTGTCGTACAGCCGGGGCTTCTCGCACGGCTTCTTCGCGGGCTCGGACCACCAGACGCTGGTGGAGGGCCGCTTCCCCAAGCACCGCGGCGCGTACCTGGGCCGGGTGGAGTCGGTGCACGGGCGCGACGTGCGCGTGGTGGATGACCCGGAGGGACGCCCCTGGACGGGCGCGCTGGGGCACGAGGCCACGAAGGCGCGCCCGGCCTCGCCCGAGGGCAAGGTGTCCTCGCCGCTGGAGGGCGCCGCGCCGGTGGCGGCCGAGCTGTCCCCGCGCCCCGGCATGGGCGTGGTGTTCGACGCGGGCCATCCGGAGGACAAGCACGAGCCGGGCGGGCCGCTGTTCCGCGTGGAGCGCAAGGGGCGCGGCTGGGTGCTGGGCTTCGGCAACCCGGGGCCGGACCTCGCGCGCGTGGCGCCGGGCCAGCGCGTCTGGGTGACGAGCGACCCTTCGCTGGCGAAGCGCACGGAGGAGCTGCTGGCACAGGGCGAGCCCGAGGGCCGCGTGCCGCTGGAGCTGACGGTGTCCGGCGCGGCCGGGGCGCCGCTGGCGGTGACGGGGCGGGCGCGCGGCGGGCACGTGTGCGCGGTGACGAGCGAGGTGCCGCTGGCGGAGGCGCGCGGCGGGGGCATGGACGCGGCGCTGCTGCGGGACAAGCTGGCGGCGCTGGGCGGGACGCCCTTCCACCTGGCGGGGCTGGACGCGTCCGGGCTGGCGCCGGGGCTGCACCTGCCGGTGTCGGAGCTGAAGGCGCTGCGGCGCAGGCTGGTGGCGGAGCTGGCGGAGGCCGTCGCGCGCGGGCCGGTGCGCACGGTGCGCGAGGGCTCGGTGCTGGACGGGCTGCGCACGTCGCTGCGGGAGAAGGTGGCAGCGGCGGGTATGTCAGCGCGCGAGCACGTCACGGCGGCGCCCGCGCCGGAGGCCCCGGGGAGCTCAACGCCGGGGCGCTCGCCGGAGGCCGGGCGGCTTTTGCCGCTGTGCCGGACGGACGAGCAGTTGGAGGCCGTCATCGCCGCAGGGCTGCCCGAGGTGGAGCTGGACTGGATGGAGCTGGTGGGCCTGCAGCGCGCGGTGGAGCGGGCGCGGGCGGCGGGGCTGCGGGTGACGATTGCGACGGTGCGCGTGCAGAAGCCCGGCGAGGAGGGCTACGACGCGCGCATCGCGAAGCTGAAGCCGGACGCGGTGCTGGTGCGGCACTGGGGCGCGATGATGCACTTCCTGGAGCGCCCTCCCGCGCCCGGGGAGGCCCGGCCCGCGCTGCATGGCGACTTCTCGCTGAACGTCACCAACTCGGTGACGGCGCTGCACCTGCTGGGACTGGGGCTGGACACGCTGACCTTCGCCCACGATTTGGACGCGGTGCAGCTGGGGGCCATGCTGGAGCACCTGCCGGCGGAGCGCTTCACGGTGACGCTGCACCACCACATCTCGACGTTCCACACGGAGCACTGCGTGTACTCGCACACGCTGTCGCACGGGCGCGACTACCGCAGCTGCGGGCGGCCGTGTGAGAAGCACCGCGTGTCGCTGAGGGACCACAAGGGGCTGGAGCACCCGGTGGTGGTGGACGTGGGGTGCCGCAACACGGTGTTCAACGCGCAGGCGCAGAGCGCGGCGTCGCTGGTGCCCCGGCTGCTGGAGCGCGGGGTGAAGCGCTACCGGGTGGAGTTCGTGCGCGAGTCGCGTGACGAGGCCGCGCGCGTGCTGGCCGCGTACCAGGACCTGCTGGCGGGGAAGATTGGCCCGGCGGAGGCGGTGCGCCGGGCGGCGGTGCACGAGCAGTTCGGCGTGACGAAGGGCACCATGAAGGTGCTCAACCCCACGTTCACCGTGCAGCGCTGA
- a CDS encoding M3 family metallopeptidase, with protein MSETPVPDAARLITCPPAEFRRSGEEAMAAARAGIARLKSLRPPFVVRDVLELYDESMAALDDASSRASVVRHAHPEAAMREASEAAEQALETLGNDIRMDRGVYDVLASLDLSGEDAATRKWMEKVLRDFRRAGVDRDEATRTRVKELQEELVRIGQEFSRNMLQDTRTGSLPPSALDGLPDDYVRAHPPGPDGMVRITTDYPDIIPFMTYSRDAKSREQMWRLFRMRGHPSNADVLQRMVARRHELATLLGYRNWAAYATEDKMIRDEKAAADFIEKISNAAGARMERDYAMLLERKRRDVPGAQKVDPWDQAYLEDRVKAEQFAFDSQVVRPYYEYTRVKQGMLDLTARLFGVTYRKVPDAAVWHPDVEAYDVLEGTALRGRFYLDMHPREDKYKHAAQFTLTSGKSGRRLPEGVLICNFPRPGTEPALLQHDDVETFLHEFGHLLHHIFGGHTRWAGVSGVRTEWDFVEAPSQMLEEWARDTASLQTFARHYQTGEPIPAEVVERMRRAEEFGKGLWVRQQMYYAALSLELYRREPSSVDATALVRELQSKYTPFPYVEGTYFHLSFGHLEGYSSNYYTYMWSLVIAKDLFTVFQQKGMLDPAPAQAYRRKVLEPGGSDDAARLVHAFLGRDYDYRAYEEWLNKAA; from the coding sequence GTGTCAGAGACCCCAGTTCCCGACGCCGCCCGCCTCATCACCTGCCCGCCGGCCGAGTTCCGCCGCTCCGGTGAGGAAGCGATGGCCGCCGCCCGCGCCGGCATTGCCCGTCTCAAGTCCCTCAGGCCCCCCTTCGTCGTGCGCGACGTGCTCGAGCTGTACGACGAGTCGATGGCCGCCCTCGATGACGCCAGCTCCCGCGCCAGCGTGGTCCGCCATGCCCACCCGGAGGCCGCCATGCGCGAGGCCTCCGAGGCCGCCGAGCAGGCGCTGGAGACGCTCGGCAACGACATCCGCATGGACCGGGGCGTCTACGACGTGCTCGCCTCGCTGGATTTGTCCGGCGAGGACGCCGCCACGCGCAAGTGGATGGAGAAGGTGCTGCGTGACTTCCGCCGCGCCGGCGTGGACCGCGACGAGGCCACCCGCACGCGCGTGAAGGAGCTCCAGGAGGAGCTGGTCCGCATCGGCCAGGAGTTCAGCCGCAACATGCTCCAGGACACGCGCACCGGCAGCCTGCCGCCGTCCGCCCTGGACGGCCTGCCCGACGACTACGTGCGTGCCCACCCGCCCGGGCCGGACGGCATGGTGCGCATCACCACGGACTACCCGGACATCATCCCGTTCATGACGTACTCGCGCGACGCGAAGTCCCGCGAGCAGATGTGGCGCCTGTTCCGCATGCGCGGCCACCCCTCCAATGCGGATGTCCTCCAGCGCATGGTGGCCCGCCGCCACGAGCTGGCCACGCTGCTGGGCTACCGCAACTGGGCGGCCTACGCGACGGAGGACAAGATGATTCGCGACGAGAAGGCCGCCGCGGACTTCATCGAGAAGATCTCCAACGCAGCCGGCGCCCGCATGGAGCGCGACTACGCCATGCTCCTGGAGCGCAAGCGCCGCGACGTGCCCGGCGCCCAGAAGGTGGACCCGTGGGACCAGGCCTACCTGGAGGACCGCGTGAAGGCGGAGCAGTTCGCCTTCGACTCGCAGGTGGTGCGGCCCTACTACGAGTACACGCGCGTGAAGCAGGGCATGCTGGATTTGACGGCGCGCCTGTTCGGCGTCACCTACCGCAAGGTGCCCGACGCGGCGGTGTGGCACCCGGACGTGGAGGCCTACGACGTCCTGGAGGGCACCGCGCTGCGCGGCCGCTTCTACCTCGACATGCACCCGCGCGAGGACAAGTACAAGCACGCGGCCCAGTTCACCCTCACCAGCGGCAAGTCGGGCCGCCGGCTGCCCGAGGGCGTGCTCATCTGCAACTTCCCCCGGCCCGGCACCGAGCCCGCGCTGCTGCAGCACGACGACGTGGAGACGTTCCTCCACGAGTTCGGCCACCTGCTGCACCACATCTTCGGCGGCCACACGCGCTGGGCGGGCGTGTCCGGCGTGCGCACGGAGTGGGACTTCGTGGAGGCCCCCTCGCAGATGCTGGAGGAGTGGGCGCGCGACACCGCCAGCCTCCAGACGTTCGCCCGTCACTACCAGACGGGCGAGCCGATTCCCGCGGAGGTGGTGGAGCGCATGCGCCGCGCGGAGGAGTTCGGCAAGGGCCTGTGGGTGCGGCAGCAGATGTACTACGCCGCGCTCAGCCTGGAGCTGTACCGCCGGGAGCCGAGCAGCGTGGACGCCACCGCGCTCGTGCGCGAGCTGCAGAGCAAGTACACGCCGTTCCCCTATGTGGAGGGCACGTACTTCCACCTCTCCTTCGGGCACCTCGAGGGGTACTCGTCCAACTACTACACGTATATGTGGTCGCTGGTCATCGCGAAGGACCTCTTCACGGTGTTCCAGCAGAAGGGGATGCTGGACCCGGCCCCCGCGCAGGCGTACCGGCGCAAGGTGCTGGAGCCGGGCGGCTCGGACGACGCGGCCCGCCTGGTGCACGCCTTCCTCGGCCGCGACTACGACTACCGCGCCTACGAGGAGTGGCTCAACAAGGCGGCCTGA
- a CDS encoding SDR family oxidoreductase, which translates to MADGVFRNGLLAGKTAFISGGSSGINLGIAEAFVKAGAKVAINGRNVEKLEGAVKGLQAHGSAMGVAADVRDYAAVEKALQTVRDAFGELDIVVCGAAGNFPAPALGMSSNGFKAVMDIDVLGTFNISRAAFDHLRKPGACLINISAPQAYLPMAMQAHVCAAKAGVDMLTRVLAIEWGGSGVRVNAITPGPIDDTEGMRRLAPNEEGKQKIIQALPLQRFGKKDDIAQLALFLASDAASYITGSIMVCDGGQSLLGGGALMAALM; encoded by the coding sequence ATGGCAGATGGCGTGTTCCGGAACGGGCTGCTCGCGGGCAAGACGGCGTTCATTTCTGGCGGCAGCAGTGGCATCAACCTCGGTATCGCCGAGGCCTTCGTGAAGGCGGGCGCCAAGGTCGCCATCAACGGCCGCAACGTGGAGAAGCTGGAGGGCGCGGTGAAGGGCCTCCAGGCCCACGGCTCCGCCATGGGCGTGGCCGCCGACGTGCGCGACTACGCCGCCGTGGAGAAGGCGCTCCAGACGGTGCGCGACGCCTTCGGTGAGCTGGACATCGTCGTGTGCGGCGCGGCCGGCAACTTCCCCGCGCCCGCGCTGGGCATGTCCTCCAACGGCTTCAAGGCCGTCATGGACATCGACGTGCTGGGCACCTTCAACATCAGCCGCGCCGCCTTCGACCACCTGCGCAAGCCCGGCGCCTGCCTCATCAACATCTCAGCGCCCCAGGCCTACCTGCCCATGGCCATGCAGGCCCACGTGTGCGCCGCCAAGGCGGGCGTGGACATGCTCACCCGCGTGCTCGCCATCGAGTGGGGTGGCTCCGGCGTGCGGGTGAACGCGATTACCCCCGGCCCCATCGACGACACCGAGGGCATGCGCCGGCTCGCCCCCAACGAGGAGGGCAAGCAGAAGATCATCCAGGCCCTGCCCCTGCAGCGCTTCGGCAAGAAGGACGACATCGCCCAGCTCGCGCTCTTCCTCGCCTCGGATGCCGCCTCGTACATCACCGGCTCCATCATGGTGTGCGACGGCGGGCAGTCCCTCCTGGGCGGCGGCGCCCTCATGGCCGCCCTCATGTAA
- a CDS encoding lamin tail domain-containing protein, with amino-acid sequence MSRRLVPLARLLGLSVMCLAFGLGCGGGSTPPNPPPTKPLPDAALSLVEVGRASQVASGLDAVGITITVKQQDGTPIEGRTVNVEVSGEGNTVTQPTSRTDAQGRTTASVVSTRAGAKTVTVSVESDGGPVVLATRPVIDFTAWRPTRLAFTATALSASAGAPIGGLEVVLRDAAGRTVASATDAVTLSLAAGPGDAALEGTLTVNAVAGVARFTETVLKKAGTGYRLDVEAAGLEGAASPEFAVAPAAATSLEVSGLPVVTPAGVALSAQVTARDAFGNVATGYTGTLAVTSTDATAGLPAAHAFTAEDAGRFTFTGLSLKRAGSQRVTVQDGATAALTVGQDVGVVAAEARALAFTSVPESASVRATLATVTVALEDAFGNWAAVGAPAVTVALEQGGNGLAGVTEVAPVDGVASFTNLRVTEEGSFQLRASASGLSLATSTAITIADDVPPARPTLSAGATTARGATVTWLAVGDDGHEGTATAQEVRYSLSPITTDAEFTAATPVAGVGNPAAPGTSESATLSGLLPSTSYHVALRVTDNQGQSARSASLEVQTRNADVAQVVFSTQPVGGNAGAELPAVRVSLLDANGDVVTTATSPVTLALVGSGTFQPVTVAAVNGIATFNGLRVEAAGTHRFSATANGLEPVESNPLTIAPGAAVTLALTGLVAPVTAGVAGSLEVTARDAFDNVATGYTGTVHFTSDDARASLPGDHIFTAQDAGRHVFSGVVLVSTGLRRVTVVDAGDALLTDSLDVEVASATAEAFELAGLPADVTAGTQNQLTLRARDRFGNLVTGYAGTVHFTSNDAQAVLPADYTFVPAQDGGQHAFPVTLRTSGVRSVTVTEQGGTGLSVTVETRVAPGALVRMSLALSTATPVAGAAVEATVTLLDGFDNRVSGYRGTVGFRIPGDAQATVPANYAFTEADAGRHTFSVTFTAARNSELIAEEVAGPGLQAREAVVVQPAALGELRAVRPPGSVVAGQALGFVVTAYDGFGNRKTNYTGTVYSATSDQNPGPMEPHTFTAADNGEFLFRVTLRTAGPQTVSFTDFDLNVSETEDVTVEAGPPTRIFLVDSPGTGIAGQTLAPTRVALRDDFDNTPPVTMPAVTVVLSGPAGATVGGTLTVNPVDGVAVFSDLTVSQEGDYMLLVRTEDARIPTIDATLVVTDPTAPAAAPLTASLVDNTTVRLTWRAPGDDGNTGRAASYELRYSPEPIDDVNFGAATRISTTPPLPQGSDEVATVTLPNAEATWYFGLRSFDGAGNGSTLTLASVDVLGPCSGVVCTPPPAECDPDQRSIYTWESTCVVQNGNGVCSDNPVRSTCPGPGGVCFEGACDTASPPTAGQLVVTELMTTPSPGYSQYIEFTNVTSQLLDVTGIVIAYENRSGEVTSFTVQSPAGQPRIVAPGRTFVIAHRLDMWANGVPADYAIPPTMAFETGGRLTVQMGGTLVDDFVYTSFFPQSTGRSLQLSSVVVGTAARQYPWYWCSATTVHPGNPDRGTGGSPNETCAVAINPPVDYCVIQSPKTIPAPIFINTPQPLYSRFYDDQVTNRHQRGNDNFPFIVAELGYGTDPGAPESWTWAPAPFNPGYDVPGGSNDDETMATLNITTPGSYVYGFRYRFTRGPAGADQWAYCDQQGVVGPGNPADYGTVTVNAYPVANHVVISEFSGRGAGTATTVQTDEFIELYNPTSAAVNIGGWLVQYKSATGSSYASIATIPPNTFIRAHGYYLLAHTHYTGSATPDLTYSQDTSASTTGGGHVRIGPGLTASVSDVPVDRLAYGTGNQPEGTVGPFHPAAGGSLERKALPSSTATTMEGGSDSLRGNGADTDNNATDFIVRTVRQPQSSTSSTEQP; translated from the coding sequence ATGTCCCGTCGTCTCGTGCCGCTCGCCCGTCTGCTGGGGCTGAGTGTGATGTGCCTGGCCTTCGGCCTGGGCTGTGGCGGTGGTTCCACTCCGCCGAATCCGCCGCCGACGAAGCCGCTGCCGGATGCGGCGCTGTCGCTGGTGGAGGTGGGCCGGGCATCGCAGGTGGCCAGCGGCCTGGACGCGGTGGGCATCACCATCACCGTGAAGCAGCAGGACGGCACGCCCATCGAGGGCCGCACCGTGAATGTGGAGGTGTCCGGCGAGGGCAACACCGTGACGCAGCCCACGTCGCGGACGGATGCCCAGGGCCGCACCACGGCCTCCGTGGTGTCCACGCGCGCGGGAGCGAAGACGGTGACGGTCTCCGTGGAGTCCGACGGCGGCCCGGTGGTGCTGGCCACGCGCCCCGTCATCGACTTCACGGCCTGGCGCCCCACGCGGCTGGCCTTCACCGCCACGGCGCTGTCGGCCTCGGCCGGTGCGCCCATCGGCGGCCTGGAGGTGGTGCTGCGGGACGCCGCGGGCCGCACCGTGGCGAGCGCCACGGACGCGGTGACGCTGTCGCTGGCTGCGGGCCCCGGTGACGCCGCGCTGGAGGGCACGCTGACGGTCAATGCCGTGGCCGGCGTGGCCCGGTTCACGGAGACGGTGCTGAAGAAGGCGGGCACCGGCTACCGGCTCGACGTGGAGGCCGCCGGCCTGGAGGGCGCCGCCAGTCCCGAGTTCGCCGTCGCGCCCGCTGCCGCGACTTCTCTCGAGGTGTCCGGCCTGCCCGTCGTCACCCCTGCTGGCGTCGCCCTGAGCGCCCAGGTGACGGCGCGCGACGCATTCGGCAACGTGGCCACCGGCTACACCGGCACGCTGGCCGTGACGTCCACGGACGCCACCGCCGGCCTGCCGGCCGCCCACGCCTTCACGGCGGAGGACGCGGGCCGCTTCACCTTCACCGGCCTCTCCCTGAAGCGCGCGGGCAGCCAGCGCGTCACCGTGCAGGACGGCGCCACCGCCGCGCTGACGGTGGGCCAGGACGTGGGCGTGGTGGCGGCGGAGGCCCGGGCGCTGGCCTTCACCTCCGTCCCCGAGAGCGCCTCCGTGCGCGCGACGCTGGCCACCGTGACGGTGGCGCTCGAGGACGCCTTCGGGAACTGGGCCGCCGTGGGCGCGCCCGCGGTGACGGTGGCGCTGGAGCAGGGCGGTAACGGCCTCGCGGGCGTCACCGAGGTGGCTCCGGTGGATGGCGTGGCCTCCTTCACGAACCTCCGGGTGACGGAGGAAGGGAGCTTCCAGCTGCGCGCCTCCGCGAGCGGGCTCTCCCTCGCCACCAGCACGGCCATCACCATCGCGGACGACGTGCCCCCGGCCCGGCCCACGCTGTCGGCGGGTGCAACCACGGCCCGCGGCGCCACGGTGACGTGGCTTGCCGTGGGTGACGACGGCCACGAGGGCACGGCGACCGCCCAGGAGGTGCGCTACTCGCTGAGCCCCATCACCACCGACGCCGAGTTCACCGCGGCCACCCCAGTCGCGGGCGTGGGCAACCCCGCTGCGCCGGGCACCTCTGAGTCCGCCACCCTCTCCGGACTGCTGCCGAGCACCTCCTACCACGTGGCGCTCCGCGTGACGGACAACCAGGGCCAGTCCGCCCGCTCCGCCAGCCTCGAGGTCCAGACGCGCAACGCGGACGTGGCGCAGGTCGTCTTCTCCACGCAGCCCGTGGGCGGCAACGCGGGCGCCGAGCTGCCGGCCGTGCGCGTCTCCCTGCTGGATGCGAACGGCGACGTCGTCACCACGGCGACCTCGCCGGTGACGCTGGCGCTCGTGGGCTCCGGGACGTTCCAGCCCGTCACCGTCGCGGCGGTCAACGGCATTGCCACGTTCAACGGCCTGCGCGTGGAGGCCGCGGGTACGCACCGCTTCTCCGCCACCGCCAACGGGCTGGAGCCGGTGGAGAGCAACCCGCTCACCATCGCTCCGGGCGCGGCCGTCACCCTGGCGCTCACCGGCCTGGTGGCGCCCGTCACCGCGGGCGTCGCGGGCAGCCTGGAGGTGACGGCGCGCGACGCCTTCGACAACGTGGCCACCGGCTACACCGGCACGGTGCACTTCACGTCGGATGATGCGCGGGCGAGCCTGCCGGGCGACCACATATTCACCGCGCAGGACGCGGGCCGCCATGTCTTCAGCGGCGTGGTGCTGGTCTCCACCGGCCTCCGGCGGGTGACGGTGGTGGATGCGGGCGATGCGCTGCTCACCGACTCGCTGGACGTGGAGGTGGCGAGCGCCACCGCCGAAGCCTTCGAGCTGGCGGGCCTGCCCGCGGACGTGACGGCGGGGACCCAGAATCAGCTCACCCTCCGCGCGAGAGACCGCTTCGGCAACCTCGTCACCGGGTACGCCGGCACGGTGCACTTCACGTCGAACGATGCCCAGGCGGTGCTCCCGGCCGACTACACCTTCGTTCCCGCACAGGACGGCGGCCAGCACGCATTCCCCGTGACGCTGCGGACCTCCGGCGTGCGCTCCGTCACCGTGACGGAGCAGGGCGGGACGGGACTGAGCGTCACGGTGGAGACGCGCGTGGCGCCGGGGGCGCTGGTGCGCATGTCGCTGGCGCTGTCCACCGCCACGCCCGTCGCGGGTGCGGCGGTGGAAGCGACGGTGACGCTGCTGGACGGCTTCGACAACCGTGTCTCGGGTTACCGGGGCACGGTGGGCTTCCGGATTCCTGGCGACGCCCAGGCCACCGTGCCCGCCAACTACGCGTTCACCGAGGCGGACGCGGGCCGCCACACCTTCAGCGTGACGTTCACCGCCGCGCGGAACAGCGAGCTCATCGCGGAGGAGGTGGCGGGGCCCGGGCTCCAGGCCCGCGAGGCCGTGGTGGTGCAGCCGGCCGCGCTCGGTGAGCTGCGGGCGGTTCGGCCGCCGGGGTCCGTCGTCGCCGGCCAGGCCCTCGGCTTCGTCGTCACCGCGTATGACGGCTTCGGCAACCGGAAGACGAACTACACGGGGACGGTGTACAGCGCCACCTCGGACCAGAACCCGGGGCCGATGGAGCCGCACACGTTCACCGCCGCGGACAACGGCGAGTTCCTCTTCCGCGTCACGCTGAGGACCGCGGGCCCGCAGACCGTCTCCTTCACGGACTTCGACCTCAATGTGTCCGAGACGGAGGACGTCACGGTGGAGGCGGGGCCGCCCACGCGCATCTTCCTCGTGGACTCGCCGGGCACGGGCATCGCGGGCCAGACGCTGGCCCCCACGCGGGTGGCCCTGCGCGACGACTTCGACAACACCCCTCCGGTCACCATGCCAGCGGTGACGGTGGTGCTGTCCGGGCCTGCTGGCGCCACGGTGGGCGGCACGCTGACCGTGAACCCGGTGGATGGCGTGGCCGTCTTCAGCGACCTCACCGTGAGTCAGGAAGGGGACTACATGCTCCTCGTGCGCACGGAGGACGCTCGGATTCCGACGATTGATGCCACGCTCGTCGTCACCGACCCGACGGCGCCCGCGGCGGCCCCGCTCACGGCGAGCCTGGTGGACAACACGACGGTCCGCCTGACGTGGCGGGCCCCGGGGGATGACGGCAACACCGGCCGGGCCGCGAGCTACGAGCTGCGCTACAGCCCCGAGCCCATCGACGACGTCAACTTCGGCGCGGCGACCCGCATCTCCACCACTCCGCCACTGCCCCAGGGCTCCGACGAGGTGGCCACCGTGACGCTGCCCAACGCGGAGGCAACCTGGTACTTCGGGCTGCGCAGCTTCGACGGCGCCGGCAACGGCAGCACCCTGACGCTCGCCTCCGTCGACGTGCTGGGCCCCTGCAGCGGCGTCGTCTGCACGCCTCCGCCCGCGGAGTGCGACCCGGACCAGCGGAGCATCTACACGTGGGAGTCGACGTGTGTCGTGCAGAACGGCAACGGGGTGTGCAGCGACAATCCCGTGCGCTCGACCTGCCCCGGCCCAGGTGGGGTCTGCTTCGAGGGCGCCTGCGACACCGCGTCTCCGCCGACGGCGGGGCAGCTGGTCGTCACCGAGCTGATGACCACGCCCAGCCCGGGCTACTCCCAGTACATCGAGTTCACCAACGTGACGAGCCAGTTGCTCGACGTGACCGGCATCGTCATTGCCTACGAGAATCGCTCGGGCGAGGTGACGAGCTTCACCGTGCAGTCCCCGGCAGGCCAGCCGCGCATCGTCGCCCCAGGGAGGACCTTCGTCATCGCGCACAGACTGGACATGTGGGCCAACGGCGTGCCGGCGGACTACGCCATCCCCCCCACCATGGCTTTCGAAACCGGGGGGCGCCTCACCGTCCAGATGGGCGGCACCCTGGTGGACGACTTCGTGTACACGTCCTTCTTCCCGCAGTCGACGGGCCGCTCCCTGCAACTGTCCTCGGTGGTGGTGGGCACCGCCGCGCGCCAGTACCCCTGGTACTGGTGTTCGGCCACCACGGTCCACCCGGGCAACCCTGACCGGGGCACGGGGGGCAGTCCCAACGAGACGTGCGCCGTGGCCATCAACCCGCCGGTGGACTACTGCGTCATCCAGTCCCCGAAGACGATTCCGGCGCCCATCTTCATCAACACGCCGCAGCCCCTCTACAGCCGGTTTTACGACGACCAGGTGACCAACCGGCATCAGCGGGGCAACGACAACTTCCCGTTCATCGTCGCCGAGCTGGGCTACGGCACGGACCCCGGCGCTCCGGAGTCCTGGACGTGGGCGCCCGCGCCGTTCAACCCGGGCTACGACGTGCCGGGGGGCAGCAACGACGACGAGACGATGGCGACGCTGAACATCACCACGCCCGGCAGCTACGTCTACGGCTTCCGCTACCGCTTCACGCGCGGGCCGGCCGGTGCGGACCAGTGGGCCTACTGCGACCAGCAGGGCGTCGTCGGCCCGGGCAACCCGGCGGACTACGGCACGGTGACGGTGAACGCGTACCCGGTGGCCAACCACGTGGTCATCAGCGAGTTCAGCGGGCGCGGTGCCGGCACGGCGACCACGGTGCAGACGGACGAGTTCATCGAGCTCTACAACCCGACGAGCGCGGCCGTGAACATCGGGGGCTGGCTGGTGCAGTACAAGTCGGCCACGGGATCGAGCTATGCGAGCATCGCCACCATCCCCCCGAACACGTTCATCCGGGCCCATGGCTACTACCTCCTCGCGCACACCCACTACACCGGGAGCGCGACCCCGGACCTGACGTACTCGCAAGACACGTCGGCCTCCACCACGGGCGGTGGCCATGTCCGCATCGGCCCAGGGCTCACCGCCAGCGTCTCGGACGTCCCGGTGGACCGGCTGGCCTATGGCACCGGCAACCAGCCGGAAGGCACCGTCGGCCCGTTCCACCCGGCCGCCGGTGGCAGCCTGGAGCGCAAGGCGCTGCCCTCGTCCACGGCGACCACCATGGAGGGTGGGTCCGATTCGCTCCGGGGCAATGGCGCGGACACGGACAACAACGCGACGGACTTCATCGTCCGGACGGTGCGCCAGCCGCAGAGCTCGACGAGCAGCACCGAACAGCCGTGA